In one window of Nitrospira sp. DNA:
- the asnS gene encoding asparagine--tRNA ligase: MPVMYIDEAAAHAGQEVTIRGWLRSRRDKGKLHFLTVRDGTGDIQAVVSKATVGEAQFARSAELTQESSLVLTGTLRQDARAPGGYELDVLRLEVLQVAEPFPIQPKEHGTGFLMEHRHLWLRSSRQHAVLRIRHEIIRACRNFFDDHGFTLVDAPIFTPNACEGTTTLFQTQYFDETAYLTQSGQLYSEATAAAFGKVYCFGPTFRAEKSKTRRHLMEFWMVEPEVAFAQLPDMMDLAEQFLSHIVAAVLKSRRAELLLLERDLAKLERVTAPFPRITYEEAIAILQRKGNPAKPGDDFGADDETILSNEFDRPVIVHRYPAALKAFYMETDPERPDLALCMDVLAPEGYGEIIGGGQRIHSYEKLLARIQEHHLPVEAFQWYLDLRRYGSVPHAGFGMGIERAVAWICGLDHVRETIPFPRMLYRLYP, translated from the coding sequence ATGCCTGTGATGTACATCGATGAAGCCGCCGCCCATGCCGGGCAGGAAGTGACGATTCGAGGATGGCTCCGGAGCCGCCGTGACAAGGGAAAACTCCATTTTCTGACCGTTCGGGATGGAACCGGGGACATTCAGGCGGTCGTGAGCAAGGCGACGGTGGGTGAGGCGCAGTTTGCTCGATCGGCGGAACTCACTCAGGAGTCCAGTCTCGTCCTCACCGGCACGTTACGGCAGGATGCGCGTGCGCCGGGCGGGTATGAGCTCGACGTGCTTCGTCTTGAAGTGTTGCAGGTAGCGGAGCCTTTTCCCATCCAACCGAAAGAACACGGCACGGGATTCTTGATGGAGCATCGCCATCTCTGGCTGCGCTCCAGCCGACAGCATGCCGTGCTCCGCATTCGCCATGAAATTATTCGAGCCTGCCGGAATTTTTTCGACGATCACGGTTTTACGCTGGTCGATGCGCCGATTTTCACGCCGAATGCCTGTGAGGGCACGACCACCTTATTTCAAACGCAGTACTTTGATGAGACGGCCTATTTGACCCAGAGCGGGCAACTCTATAGTGAGGCCACCGCTGCGGCATTCGGCAAAGTGTATTGTTTTGGTCCGACCTTTCGCGCAGAAAAGTCCAAGACGCGACGGCATTTGATGGAGTTTTGGATGGTGGAGCCGGAGGTGGCCTTTGCGCAATTGCCCGATATGATGGATTTGGCTGAACAGTTCCTCTCCCATATTGTGGCAGCGGTGCTGAAGAGTCGTCGCGCCGAATTGCTTCTGCTGGAACGGGATCTCGCGAAGCTGGAGCGTGTGACGGCGCCGTTCCCTCGCATTACCTACGAAGAGGCCATCGCTATTCTGCAGCGGAAAGGCAATCCCGCGAAGCCTGGTGACGATTTTGGCGCCGATGATGAGACCATTCTTTCCAATGAATTCGACCGGCCTGTCATTGTGCATCGATATCCTGCGGCCTTGAAAGCATTTTATATGGAGACGGATCCGGAGCGGCCTGATCTGGCGCTCTGTATGGATGTGTTGGCGCCGGAGGGCTATGGAGAAATCATCGGCGGCGGCCAGCGCATCCATTCTTACGAAAAACTTTTGGCGCGTATTCAGGAGCATCATCTTCCGGTTGAGGCGTTTCAATGGTATCTCGATCTCCGTCGGTACGGCTCGGTTCCTCACGCGGGGTTTGGAATGGGTATTGAGCGCGCCGTGGCCTGGATTTGCGGCCTCGATCATGTGCGGGAAACGATTCCCTTTCCCAGGATGTTGTATCGACTCTACCCATAG
- a CDS encoding YajQ family cyclic di-GMP-binding protein: protein MLLDAVRLTMQEKEGTVADQSSFDVVSEVNMQEMKNVVDQATKEIKQRFDFKDSKTELTLKEKEKELVVLSDDEYKLNAVNEIIKTKCVKRGVSLKAFEYGKIEEALGATVRQVIKIQSGISSEKAKEITKAVKESKLKVQAQIQGEQVRVISKSKDDLQAAIAFLKGKDFGIDLQFTNYR from the coding sequence ATGCTGTTAGACGCAGTGCGTCTGACGATGCAGGAGAAGGAGGGGACCGTGGCTGACCAATCGTCGTTCGATGTGGTGTCGGAAGTGAATATGCAGGAGATGAAGAACGTCGTCGATCAGGCGACGAAGGAGATCAAGCAGCGCTTCGATTTCAAAGACTCGAAGACCGAGCTGACGTTGAAGGAGAAGGAAAAGGAATTGGTCGTTCTCTCGGACGACGAGTACAAGCTGAATGCGGTCAACGAGATCATCAAGACGAAATGCGTGAAGCGTGGAGTCTCGCTGAAGGCATTCGAGTACGGCAAGATCGAGGAGGCGCTCGGCGCCACGGTTCGGCAGGTGATCAAGATTCAAAGCGGCATTTCCTCGGAGAAGGCCAAGGAGATCACCAAGGCGGTGAAGGAGTCCAAACTGAAGGTGCAGGCGCAAATTCAAGGCGAGCAGGTGCGCGTGATCAGCAAAAGTAAGGATGATCTGCAGGCGGCGATAGCCTTCCTGAAGGGGAAGGATTTTGGGATTGATCTGCAGTTCACCAACTACCGCTAG